In Brassica napus cultivar Da-Ae chromosome A3, Da-Ae, whole genome shotgun sequence, the sequence CCGGTAATAGTGGAGGAAGCAGTGGCGGCGGTGGAGGTGGAGAACCGCAGAGGTCAATACCGACGCCGTTTCTAACGAAAACGTACCAGCTTGTGGATGAtccggtttacgacgaattgaTTTCGTGGAACGAGGACGGTTCAACATTCATCGTGTGGAAAGCAGCTGAGTTCGCGAGAGATCTCCTCCCCAAATACTTCAAACACAACAACTTCTCCAGCTTCGTCCGCCAGCTCAACACTTACGTGAGTCTTTtcgctttttttttgtatgaatCTCAATACCGGTTTACTAATTGAGTCTGACTCGGTTTATTACGGTTTAGGGGTTTCGAAAATTGGTTCCGGATCGTTGGGAGTTCTCTAATGACTGTTTCCGGAGAGGTGAGAAGATTCTGCTTCGCGATATTCAACGCCGGAAAATCTCTCTGCCGGCGGCTGCCGCTGCTCCGGTGTTAGCTCACGTTCTTTCACCGTCTAACTCTGGAGAAGAGCAGGTCATTTCTTCCAACTCATCGCCGGCTGGtactggaggaggaggaggatcggTTGGTGTGGCTCTGCCGAGGACGACGAGCTGCACCACTGCGCCGGAGCTGATGGAGGAGAACGAGCGGTTGAGGAAGGAGAATGTACAGTTGAGTCAAGAGCTGACAAAGCTTAAAGGTTTGTATTCGAATATCTACAAGCTGATGTCGAATTTCACGTCGGGTGGAGCGGATTGTGTGAAACCGTTGGATCTGATGCCGGAGAGACAAGAGATGAGTGAAGAAGCCATAGAAACAGGGACTGGTCTGAAGCTCTTGACTCCGAGGTTGTTTGGTGTTTCGATTGGGGTGAAGCGAGCTAGAAGAGACCAAGAGTTGGGTGCTGCTGCTGTGGAAGAGGATGATAaccaagaggaagaagaacaaGGTTCCGATGATAAGTCAGAGCCAATGGAGGAGAATAACTCCGTTGACCACAATGGGCCATGGCTTGAACTTGGAAAGTGAGAAAGGCAAAGCCATTGCCATGACTTGGAGCAATGTTTGGTTAGTGGGTACCAATGCACTGATCCTACTACCATCCTTAGGTGTTCCTGATgttgcttcttgaatcttcttctTGATGGAACTGAAAATATTCAGGCTCGTTTGGCTCCACCTGATGGAGGTGCTTGGCATGATATTAGATAAACACATGGAGATTCGAAGTTGGATCTTCACAAAGCACCGGTTTTGTTAGATTTATTGGCAATGttctttttagttaaaagttctTTCATGTTATGGTGTTTTATTTGTAGTCTACTTGTATGATGatgctgaatttttttttattctagatTAGAAGATATAGTTCAAGCTCTTTTCTGTTGTAGTCTCATGGTGTTCTATTTGGTATTTACCTAATGTCATAGGAAGCTTGTATTGGCGCTTTAAGAATATGGAGGCGTTCCCGTCTTATCAAGGACCTATC encodes:
- the LOC111214408 gene encoding heat stress transcription factor B-2b-like, which produces MPGEQTGEVGGGCSAGNSGGSSGGGGGGEPQRSIPTPFLTKTYQLVDDPVYDELISWNEDGSTFIVWKAAEFARDLLPKYFKHNNFSSFVRQLNTYGFRKLVPDRWEFSNDCFRRGEKILLRDIQRRKISLPAAAAAPVLAHVLSPSNSGEEQVISSNSSPAGTGGGGGSVGVALPRTTSCTTAPELMEENERLRKENVQLSQELTKLKGLYSNIYKLMSNFTSGGADCVKPLDLMPERQEMSEEAIETGTGLKLLTPRLFGVSIGVKRARRDQELGAAAVEEDDNQEEEEQGSDDKSEPMEENNSVDHNGPWLELGK